In the Ammospiza caudacuta isolate bAmmCau1 chromosome 4, bAmmCau1.pri, whole genome shotgun sequence genome, TGTCCGTGCTGCAGGTGGGGCTCTGGAGGCACGCCGGAGCCTGGAGGGGCCGGGAAGGAGCACCTTACAGCACGCTGGTGCCATCTGATGGTAAGCTTTCACAGCAACTTTTTCCCCGTCCCGTCGGTGCCAACAagctttgtatttattttatgagAGTCTGTCTGTGAGGTCACATTAGTTGCCTGGTTTTATATATATCTTCTAGAAATAGAAATACTgtattaatgttttaaaatctgGAAACGTTTTATGTAAGTTTATCCTCTGTTTAAAAAGCAGCTTTACATTAAGCTACAATCTACAATGCAATTTTTTCActtagttttctttttatccCCCAGAAGTAACTATTAACTACAGACATGGTCTTCCTGTGATAACTCTTATGCTGCCCACAAGAAGTGAACGCTGTCAGTTCACTGTCAAGCCAGTAGTGACCACTGTAGGAGCTTTCCTGCAGGATGTGCAAAGAGAAGATAAAGGAATTGAGAGAGCTGAAGTCTTTGCAGTAGGTATGTTGTACTTCTGTTATTCCCTGAGGTGAATGCATTCCTTTTCAAATGGACTGTACTTCTCTTCTGGAGCATAAGTTCAGTCCTCCATCAGGCTTAGCACTGTTGAtgattaaaaatacagaattgaATCTATTACTGGAACTCTCCTTTTATCCCAGTAGTGTCCTCTGTTACCTTTTTCAGTCTTTCTTTCCTTGTCCTCCATGATCATTTTTGAAAGACAACCTGTCAGGCCATTGAATGTGATGCTTGCCAGTTCTTCAGTGTTACCATGAGCTAAAAGAATCCATTTGCCTTACTACAATACAAACTTGTGTATGAAAAACTCAAGAGCTAGGCAACCAGATAATGTGTGCAATAGTAAAGGACAAATTTTTAAGACATTGAGGAGATTTCATGTATCAGCTGGAGTGCAGTATTTTACGGCCTTTGGGTTGAAAGGAACCTGATTGCTAGGGTCAAAGGATAACTGGTATTTTAGCATTGGTGTGGCCTTTCCTTCTTGTAATATCCTGTTTATCCCATTGTCCCAAGTCTTCAGATAATTTTCTCAAGCTTTGCTCACTGTTTTCTTCTATTTTGTCTCTTTGGTTTGCCCATTGATAAAACTAATATTGAATTAACCTTATTCTCCATTTTACCTCCAAGAAAACTTGGTCTGTATTTTGGCAGTGCTCTTGCAACCCCTGCCCTGGTACTAGAGAAGGATTCAATCTTAAAAGTAGAATTAGGATGTAGGTGTTTTGGTCTGAATTTGGTAGAATAGCTACTTGAATTTGGCTAATTAAAAGCATCtattcctccccttcccccacTCACACCcctcaaaagaaagaaaaataaggataCCTACATTTCTACATAAAGTTTTATTTAACAGCAGGTAACACATAAGCAGAATAAAGGGTGGTGTCAATGGAAGCTGGTCTGGTTTCATAGCTGAGTGGATTCataacattcttttttttctggttgatACTTACAGAGGGCTGCAGGGGCttttaaataaactgaaaatagaTGGATGTTCCCAGAAGGTCTGGAAGCCACAGACTTAAGAGAAGCTGCTTTACTTTCCTTTGTGGGCACATTTAGTAAAACAGGAAGGTACTCCACAGAGCAATTTATTGATATCCTCTGGAGCAATGGAGATGTGATCTGTGTGGATCCCAGTGTGGACATATGCTTCAGGAACTTCCTGTACACAGGAGCTttggtgttgggtttttttggtcttgttttgctttgttttgacaGTGTCTGCTAGggagcaaaaccagaaaattctCTTGAAGATAATTTCCTAAAAGACTCTTTTATCTTCAGAAGCCACTGTAGGAAATGGTTGTTGTGAGCAGCTGGCCTTCCTCTTAACACAGAATTTTTTCCCTACAAAGGATTTCTTAGTGGGGTGGGGCAGAgcttgtgctggcagcagtAACCTTTGCGTACTGCTGTTGTGCAGACATCCAGGACAGGAGTGTTTGGGATTCACCGCTggattgctttcctctctgctatGTCAGCAAAAGCTAACTATTCCTGCTTCAGTGCAAACATGGGTCCCTTGAGAAGCATGAAGTAATTCATGTAAGAAACCTACAACTCCAGCATTTTTGGCATGGACAGGCAGCAGATTCCAAAGTGGAGATGAATTTGAGTTGTTTTCACCTCATCTGATCTGTTTAAACACACCCCCATCCCCTCTGATTTGGGGAATGCTTAGACTAAAACACTGACTCAGAATAATTCTCTGCTCTGTATTTGTCAAATGCCAGGCAATTGTAATGTTATAGAACAGCTGAGATGTTTAATTCATTAGGAAACTGATACTGTAAAGAGAAACTATTGGTCAAGTACTGAGAGTTGAACTTAAACATTAATTATTAAGGAAAAATTATGAAGCCTTGATTTAGTGTAGACACACTTCTGTGCAATTTAACCATTAAATGAAACCTAATCTTAACTGAAGTCATCAGTGCGGTGTACGATGACTCGTTTTCATTATCTGTGGATTTGATTTTCATCCTGCAAACCTTTTGTAGACAAAAGAAATTACCCTTTACCCACATTGGAACACTCATGTTTAGGTACAGAAGGCTACAAAGTAGCCTTTGCTTAAAGACTGAGAGgaattttctaaaataaaatacctCCCTCTCCTCAAAACTTCTTTTCAGTTGTTATAAGATTGCACAGGTTAATAAATCACTGGTGTCTTCACAACATCTAGAACAAAGAGCCTCTCTTGACATTTCTTTTGAAGagcattttttccttaaatgttATAGAAAGAATTATAAATGTCACCTTAATAATGTGCATGCAAATGAGCCTTGATGCTTTATTAcactagaaaagaaaaaagaaacgAGTGGATAGGCACATTACAATTTTGGATTGAAAGTGATCAGTTTCTGGGTTTGCTTTGCTACCCACACAGAGTGGGCAGGTGAGCCAGCTGGGGCGTTTGCCTGCAGAGTTCAGTAGTCTAAGCCTCATCAGATGGGGCCTGAGGACAGGACAGGGTTCTGGTGAACAAATAATTGCAGATGTGGGGTTGGCTGGGGAGCCTTTCTGTAGTGCATGTGTGAGGACAGGTGGAGAGCTGAGGCAGTAGCACTGTGACAAATACCTACATACAAAAATCTTGGCATTTTGGAGCCTGTTTGGTTATTCATCTTGGGAGTAAAGCTACCCAGCCCTTGGCAAGGGCAGGGGAAGGTGCCCTTTTTGTgtatagaaaaggaaaatcatctCAAACAGCTAcagtggggcagctgctccatggCTTTTCAAACCCTCTTGCCACAGTgatgtgcccagcagcagtggtgtgtggctctgggggctcttGGGCCATCTGAACCCCAGTGTGCTTCTGGCAGCCACTGTTACCTGAGTAGCAGTTCCTGCTAATTAATCCAGAGCTCCTTTTTGGTAGGAGCTGTAAAATTGCATGTAAAATATGCGGGGTACTATTCATGtaaatttctgcatttaaaaaaaaaaagtagaaaaggaTTTTCCAGGGCATCAAACTTCACCTCCattccctgcacaggacagcacCAAGAATCACACCCTGTGTTCCTCCTGACTGTTGAGTATTTGTTACTAGTTCTAAAAGTAGAGTTGCTTCCAAACATTGTTAGTGCGCTTTTCTGCAGGGTTATCTGCTAATGTTGAAAACTCCTCATGATAAGTGATCTAGAACTGAAATCTTTCTTCTGCAGATGGTAGCAAGGTCTCTGATGCAACCTTAATGGAGGTCTTATTGATGAATGACTTTAAGCTTGTTATCAACAACACAGCATACAGTGTGTCACCTCCTGTAAAAGGTAAGAGCAATCCTTAATCACTGATCATCTCACTTCATTTAGTGAAGTCTCAGAAAACTGAGACCTGGGAGAAAGGTGTTTCTCTTTGGCTTTGTCTTTTTACCTTTGGATGGTCCTGCTTTTGGGGTTGGAGGTGGGGAGAGAATGAAGACGGGTGTATTCTTGAAATGGTTTATatgacaaatattttcttttcagataagCTGAGTAGTGAGCATGCTACTGAAATGGAAGATATCAAATCCTTGGTTCACAGACTGTTTGTGGCTCTACATGTAGAAGATCACCAGAtcaggaaagagagagaattgCTACAGAAACTGGACCATCTGAAAGgacagctgctgcctcttgaaCAGGTTGGAAAGTGGGGgtactttttttaaactcaaaaGTTTTTCCTTTCATCAGAAGTAAGTCCTGTgacagaaaaaacccagcatGAATGGATAGGGTGTGTCTGTTCTGTTTCTTACGTAAAAGTAGCCAACTCAGGTAgaatgcaaattattttcaattcagttcttttttttccttttgtggaCCTTAATGGGGTAGAAACCACAACAGCTGGAGAAAACGGTCATGAACATGGCTAGTATTGAGATTGAAAGGCCATTTGTTGAAATGTCGTTGAAAGTCACCTGTTGCTTTATGAGTTCTGAATACCCATGACAGCAAAAGACCACCGTAGTAGGGTTGCCATCCATGGCTTAGGATAGGGGACAAGAGGACTTCTACTTTATGAGGGCCAGCCTCGTGTTACCCAGCACTGCCTTGAATGGTAAATGGAAATCAAACAGACATAGATGGTGTACAATGGCAAGAAGATCTGGTTGTCCTTGGACTTcagtgcttttattttctcagcagGGTAAGTCAGTAAGAGATGTTGGTAAGGGATCCTGAGAAAGGATTTGTCCCAGAGGGTGAAAACATAGTTCAGGA is a window encoding:
- the MCUB gene encoding calcium uniporter regulatory subunit MCUb, mitochondrial → MLAGLGRALRGGRRQLPGLLGWRDGCPPPSAPQVGLWRHAGAWRGREGAPYSTLVPSDEVTINYRHGLPVITLMLPTRSERCQFTVKPVVTTVGAFLQDVQREDKGIERAEVFAVDGSKVSDATLMEVLLMNDFKLVINNTAYSVSPPVKDKLSSEHATEMEDIKSLVHRLFVALHVEDHQIRKERELLQKLDHLKGQLLPLEQMKARIMDSADAKTSRLLWVGLALMSTQGGALAWLTWWVYSWDIMEPVTYFITYGSAMAFYAYFILTKQDYIYPHAKDRQFLHYFYRKSKKQRFNVERYNKLRDDLAEAEESLRRLRQPLYLRLPIQEISDKD